In the genome of Artemia franciscana chromosome 20, ASM3288406v1, whole genome shotgun sequence, the window AGTATTCgcatgctactgctactaatacgtctactagtactacttctattaccactactattactacaactacttcGTCTGTAGCAAATTCTACCAAGgctgaaggtattaaggtaaaaatttaaagatatgTTGAGGAAAAGCTTCCAAGGCATCATGGGGGATTgtcaactaaccaaaaggcaacatgacactaatactgctactactaattctactgctactaccccTACGACTaatactactatgatactagtacgTTTAAGGCTAAGGGCATGAAAGAAGGTATTAAAGAGAAGGTTGTGCGTAAAGTAGAAAAAAACCGAAACatgctatgtgcatgcaggttgtgaAAAGAGTGTATCTTAGGAAGgatttagggtattaagttgtaactttcaaggaatgcttGAAGGAGATTTCCTTGTGGATAGTGCCacaacaacaactactactactactaccactgaaAACACTGCTTTTGTATGGAGTATTTCCAAGGCGAAAATTTTGAAgtgaaaatttaaggaaatttaGTATTTGcaaacaaattgtcaaaagggcgcatcAATAAGTATTTGGAACGGCTCGCtgtatcaagctgaaatttgCAGGGTACCATAAAAGAGATTCTCAGTGGGCCAAAAAGCAACAGGtttatgctactactgctattaatattgTTTCTACTACTGTCACTACTGCTACTGATACaacgctactactgctactactgcacctactactaccactaatactaTGATGCTAATGCTGTTGAGACTAAGGGCatgaagttaaaaatttgaaagaatataaAGAGTAAATTTGTCCTAAATCATAATACACTAtatgcatgcagattgtcaaatgGGTGTATATAAGAAATGGTTAGAAAATTGAGTTTTATCTTTAGTGGAAGGGTGAAAGGGAAATATCAActtaccaaaaggcaatatgtgcacattAATACTAACGCTACTTCCACTGTTATTACTGTTTCCACTGCTACCATTACTAACACATGTACTCCCACTACTCCTTCTATTGtaactactactaatgctgAGTGAGTTAAGATTAAGATTTCAGTgagtgttgggggggggggtcaaacaaactaaaatacaCGATGGATTTACAGGTTATCAAATGGGCTATGGATAATATTATAGTTCaatttatgttctggtcttcaaGGTGGATGCTAACCCCACTCATCTTAATTTGtcttcgttttgggtttgagtcagttatttattgtaatttctgctcacTCTGGGTCtcaattatttattgatggttattTTGGTAGTTTTTCGCTTGTTTTGGCTTAGTGTTGCTCTTTACCTTCCtttgaaaatcttattttgttttataatttttaccagATTTACCTTGGCTTTCTTGAACAAATCCTGAATCAAACATTCACCCTTTTCATTATGATAAATCCTTGATGTAaaaatgggcaacttgcatgcGATCTCACCCTGGAGGCTATCGGGGGGCATTACATCCCCAGAGGTATAGTTACTATATCTTCGAATTATttggaaagaaatttttttcaaagttcgaTCAATTTTGAGGAGAAGAGGCATTGAAAACGGTATGAGGGTGGGATAGAGGGCGGAGTCTCGATGCAAACGTTCATCCTTCAGAATCCCTTTCAACATACACCATAAGTTTTACCTTTATACGCTGAACCACTCCACAGATATTTGTGATACACCACTTTGACAACCAGCATCCGCACATTGTATTTTCACTATATTCGGCTACCTTCTCAaaagctgtgggggggggggggctgagacATCCAAGTAAGCATAGTTTTTTAACCTTTAGATTATTTTGGTTaagatggctatttcaaaatttggattgaatattttggaaataggGCACCTCCCTCTTAAAGCGGGTCCCCTTCCATTAGGGACAATGAAAGGCAAAGCACAAGCCATCTTTACAATTAGACTCCGTAAActgatataattttaaaaattatctgtAATTCTCGTATCCCCCAAGAGATGGACTCTACTTTTATTagagtaatttttaattttatttcatttgataTCATACGAATAGTTATACTGTAGATCCAACCATTTGGGGATTTGGATTTCAGAGGGTATTTTTGGGGGTTAAAAGTTGAAACCCTAGATATTCATTCCAGGTCACCTTTTACCCATGAAATAGAGGGTGGAAGTCACATCAGTCATTACTGTTTATTAAGACAATTATGTTTATAATAAAAATCTGTCTCAACAATAAGTTTTAAGCATTGGAAAGTACGGCTGAATCTAGAATCACGTATTTCTGAATTGATAattcaatgcattttttttaacaggatACCTGGATATCTGCTTATCTGGCCCTAAGAAGTACCAGACAGCCaagaaaacatttataaaatattttgtttaatcatTCCCCTGGATATAATGCAATAAGATTTTTCTTGAAGTTGTTTTTTGCAAATTCTGCAAATCTGCATATCGTTGTTGCTTCTGTTGCAGATCTTGCATGGAAATACATTTCTCGTGCAGATCTACTTCTTTCCAATAAAACCTATCggagaaaaaaatctttcacaTTCGTTTTAGCATGATTTCCAGTATTAATTAATTCTGCCTTGTCTCTCTACTTATTGTTATTTTGTAATTTGACAGACCTATGGGACGGTAATACATATGGCTTAGTTGCCtgcatttttctattatttttgaaacaagACAAGCGTATAGCTTACTctgttttctaagaaaaattatttcaaatattgattttgaaaagaaatattttattgtgCTCTTTCAACTTTTTGAGCAAGAAAAGAGGAAGCATTGCCAGAATGATTTTTCCAAGCTTACAAGaaatccaaatttaaaattcatattttactCTTTATTAGACCTCTAATTGTTGGGCGTTGGTCTCTGGTCGACAAAGCGTATAAAAAGCTCCTCTATCGCTGATGATTGTATTAGTTCTCAACTTCAGTTCTAAGCAATAacaatttaaaagaagaaaaattaagaaatatgaaGGTAAGATAGTCAAATATCAGTTATTAGTTAGATTTAAGCCAAAATAAGCTGAAGGTAGGCAAAACAGACTAAATTGGCTCTTAGTTACATTATCGAATTTAAAACATGAATTTGGCCACTTATTTTGATTCTaagcgttgttttttttttgtggagggtATAAATGCTTGTCAGCACTATGAATCGTTTTTGTATAAGTTCATACCTTATGTCTTGAACCATaacattttataagaaaaaggaaaTCTAAAGTCAGAAAATATCAAGGTGAGTTAGCTCTTTGTGTGTgattacaattgtacttcattgGGGTGTCGTTTTTAGATGGTTCCACATTGACATCGCCAAGTTAGTTCTATTTTCACGGGAAtttgttttcttagaaaaattacatctttcgaatatttttgctaaaaagaaataagagcTTTTGGCACATTTACACTTAAATGGTGACCAAACTAAGGCTGGCTGAGTtaggaaaaatattatttaaattttgccaaaaaatgaTAAAGGCAAAAGCTCCtagttataataatttttctccagcctattaataaattataatgatctgttgatttttgatttaaaatggaatagttgtgggcatcaattcatggctaattatagaaaaagccaagacaaaatGACGTTATAACAGCCGCCCCTACCTTtctcttaaaatattaaatgtgTTTAACTTTTGTGGCTAATAGGAAATAAACATATTAACTGACTTAAAAGagctaaataatttataaattgtaATTTGAAATTGCAGAAGAAACAGCTCCTTCCTTTATTGATATTGAATATAAGAAACAAGtgttttcacctgaaagtaaggaaaaacattaaaacttaaaaccaacagaaattattacttatataatgTTCGTCGCtccatcgtcaatacctcactcttacgctaaaatttcaaactttttcccaattctttaagaatggctactgaatcacaaaggacatttaataagaataaatagcccttttcaaaataccaaaaaaaactttagcgtaaagagcgatgtattgacgaCGGGACAATCCCCCTTACTCTCTGTCGTTTTAAGAGACTATCCTGCCACCCGGTGGGGCGATCGtcattaaaaatatatgaagttGATTCAAATTAAATGGTTATCCTAGACATTTGTGTGATAACAACAATGCTTATAGAGCATTGCATAGTTAAAACTCTCTTTAGCTAAACCTGTTGTTTGGGAAAGGAGGATGATTGAACTCTAAGGCAAAGTTTTAAGTGTTTTAGTTCAAACACAAAACTTTCTACAGGGGTTTTTTAGGTTAacatataattaaaaatgtaaCATCTTTATTAAACAGAATATGGTAAGACTAGGTGTCCAATGTGTATGCTGGGGCAGGCTGGGGTGCTAGCTTCGCATTTATTTTTAGACGGTTGTCACCAGATATAACTGgttaaaaagcagaaaatattGTGATAAAAGACTCGAGTTCAAGCTTAAAGAGCAGGTACTGGGGGCTAGAGATAGGACATAAGCTAGATAAACCTATTTTCttgtatataaaattatatacaaatataaattattaaatataaaaaattattaattattaaaattattattaataaaaaaagttattaaattATCCCTTTCACCTTTATAGCATTTTTGCTGAGATATTAAATACAAGTTTAAAGAACAGGGGCCTGTGCAATAAACCTGAATGTAACATTTAAAATCCAAAGGAATTTAATTttagtaagaatttttttcgaattaaagtaaagaacaacattTCACAAATAAGCCAGCAGAAGCTTCCCTGTATGAGAAGGATATTGCAAACCCGTAAACCGCTGAGTCTGTAAGCTAAAATTTGTCaattctttattagttttagaaTGTAAGGCCAAACGCAAGATTAATATCATaagaaataagtttatttttaaccaCAATGATGAAAGATTAAAAGgccttatttaatttattatcttaaacttttaatttgtaaaCATTTGAAACGCAATTGACATACAAAACACTTGCAATAACCAATGACAATCTCTATTGCATTCTGGAAAACTTTTGAGGATATCAAGAACCAAATTCTTTTTTGACAAATGGGGTAAGGGAGTGGTATCCCCTACACAAACAGGGTATATTTTCAGGCTTTAATATCTCTCTCCATTTCtacttaaatattttattatttttattgtaaaacaCTATTAATTGTATAATTGGATCTTTCTATCGGTCAGGTAAATGTGCTGAATGAAATTATATGCTATACATACATTTGTAAGTAACTATATAATTGATAAACATTATGTTGATGAGAGTAACATCAGTATAAGATACATAAATACCATAGCAACATTATTATAATACTATTTAATAACAATATTGTTAttgtaataataacaatatttttattgtaataataacaataacttTTTCAACAAGATCCTATTGAAATATTCCTTTTACAACATAATTCCAACCAATGCTATTATTCTTGCTACAACTTCTCGTTAATTTTCTCTATTACACGGTTGTTAtactattaatttttatatggGTAATTTCATTTCAGGGATTTATTCTGGTTGCTTTTATTTCTGCTGCTTGTGCTGCCCCTCAGTATCCCAAACCATCCTATTCTGGCTACAAACCCGACTATAAGCCATCATATAAAAGTGATGTAAGTATTGTTTTCTAGATTTCACAATCATGGCTCTTGATCAATCTTTAACATTCTCATCAAGAGTATGGGCACGACTATCGCTAAATTCGGGCATTTAGCATCTAGATTGTATAATGCCCATCTAGATGGGCATTTAGATGATAAAGGTAAAGGAACTGCACGATACTTCATAGTACAAACCCACAGTGCTGAGTTCCATTTAATAACCCTTCAGTAAGGAAGTaaaatggggggctgggggttTGGTCAACCCGTCTTTTTACAACTTCTTCCTATTTACCCTCCCTATTTTTCTCCAAGTAGCCAATTCAAGCTGGATTGACTGTAACTGAGAATACAGAACCATGTTATTAACCCCTGTTCCAATCCTAACGATCGGCTACACAAGGACGTGAACCCCAGCCTTCAAAAACATAACATTTCAAATTCATTGTACCAAACAATACCCAGTACGGTGCTCCCTTGGATCGAAAATTAGGGAATCTGCTAATTCTCAAACCCAAAGGTGTCTAAAGTCAGGTTGATAGCTTACTAAACCTGCTgtcatttatcttttttactcTATATATACTATTGACTTCTGTTTCCCAAGCATAACGGACTTTATGAAGTGACGGCGCTCTCTATACAATGGAGGAACTATGATGTGATGTAGATTATTTTATCGAGTTTTCTGAGAACCAAGGCTAGCAATCAGGATCCTtggttttgaatatattttaatccGTTGGGTATTAAAATCAGCTAACTACTGGAAAAACTCTCGAAACCACGCCCAAAAGACCTGGACCTGGATTCCGAAGCATGAACTTTAGTTTACAACCGCAAAGATTTACCTCAGACTCATTCCGTTTGTTTCAGAagctttgaaaaggaaaaaaaattattggaaaatacaatttcaagCTCAAGTATGATAGCTTTCTTCTAATAAAAGTACAATATATATCAATACCAGTACAATAATCAGTTTATTTGAGATTATTTTTTGATGAGAAGAAACGCTAATCAGGCGGAGTCATATtgagaaataactcttaataaaGGATGGGGAGGGGTATTTAACCTGGCTGTCTGATACCACTCTGACCAAATTAGAAAGTTCAAGTTATAGCTTATTCTTTAATGAGTTTATTCTGCGACATTTATTCTTGAGCTCATTAGAGTATTCAACTTattgttatattattatatataacgTGTTATTCTAGGGGGTTTTCCTTTTGCACTTATTCTTGTATAAGGGGAAGGTCAAAACCTCCCACTCCCTcacaaaaaatctttatttaacCAAGAATTATAAAAGGAACGGACGCAAAAGTATGACACAAAAAGGGGGGATGATCTTGGCTTTTAACGCCCAAAGTGCCtggattgaaaatttaaaacatgtcaTTTTTTAAGGCTTTTTCCACCTTATTCTTATATTGAGCTAACTATTACACTTTTATTATGAAATTTTTCTCTCAAGCTTACTTTTTATGAGGAAAGAATTCAATATACATCAGAAATATTTATCGTATCAGGTAGAATAATGTAACAACGAGCACACAATAGGATAAAAGAGGGAGTGGGGAGGGATGGAGTCTGGCTTTTCCTCCCCAAagtatttagtattttaaaaatgtcccaaacttttatatttggtaaaattgccttttttctatggaattttgaaaacttcCTAAGTAATTCAAAATATTAGACAGAAATATAAAGTGCGCAATACAGATTAGAAGCTTTTTAAAGATCAGATTTAAGAAAGAATCATAGGCGTATCAATGAGCTaagatttaattaataataataaaaagaaaaacaagaaagaaaacacttttctaatttaatgGTGATATTacagttttcaaagttttattaaagttttcatatttccccctttttcattctatttttaacattttctctGATTGTcctgaaattttccttttttccttaaaaaagccCCACAAGAGGGGCTTCTTTcgtattttttcttctaaaaaggCTTCCTGTCTAACGATTCTATTCTTTCAGCACGCCCCAATGCCCTACGATTTTGCTTGGGCAGTAAAAGACGACTACACCTACAATGACTACAACCACCAGGAAACCTCTGATGGTAATGGATACGTCAAGGGTAGTTACCAGACTCTTCTTCCAGATGGACGTGTCCAGACTGTAACCTACACTGCTGATGATTATACGGGGTATGTTGCTGATGTTCAGTATTCTGGcgaaacaaaatatgattacAAGCCAGCATACAAACCATCTTACCCAGCACCAGCATACAAACCATCTTACCCAGCACCAGCATACAAAGCTCCATCTTACCCCGCTCCAGCATACCGAGCACCAACATATGGCCCAAAATACTAGTACCTGAAAAATTAACAATGAACCtatttttatatgatatttctagtaaataaagaataatctaACTCTCAGAGCATTTTTAGGTCTAGACAACAAGAAATATAACCTCTTTTCCTATTGAGAGCTTTCATGCGACAACTTTTGAAACACATAGGATGCTAATATAAACATAAACTCTAGAATTGGTTTGTTTGATAAGGCATAATAGCACATCAACTTCTTCAACTTaaacttcaactttttctttattcaacttaaaaagtACAAAGACAATATTTTgtcccaacagagagcagagctcataaggctgggacagtgcaaaaacataaaaaaaaacaacatctcATTATGctaataattccaaaatttaacaaggcaaaaaaaaacaaaatagaaaaaaacgaaaaagagaaGCAACAAGGATAAGTAAATAACTAAATCGGGCATGAGGGCCTTGGGAGGGCatcggaacacagggacacaaaaacgaAACACACGAAGAAGAGTTATTATATTTGTGTGTTACAAAATAcacaaagaaataatttaattttccattgTCAATATTGAATAATCAAACATTAGCaaacaatatttaataattgttttttttttttattttagctaggATTTTTGGGAAGGGTCAAACAGAATTTTGTCATTCAGATTATAGTTGTTTCCAATGAAGGATGTTTGGTAcctaatcgaaaaccttgaccGTTCAGACCTTACCAAAGGAACTTGGTACATCCCAGACCTCCGAATCacaaaaattaataactaaAAGAGGGCTCTCACCTGGACCGTTGCTACttttgatatataaaaataattttcctaaGTGTCTATCCTATAAGTAAGTAAGTGAgtgagtaaaatatttattacccgtatttttcacatggaacaaaacggagtacaatgaaaaaaaataaaagaaaaaaagggaataaaaacggagagaaatttaaaacacaacatggaaaaatacacAATCAAGAACTGTAGAAGTGTTTCAGCCAGGGGTGGTTCCATTTTGCctgaaaattagaaatcaaCCGGTTTACCGCGATACTGGGGGCCTAGCAGttatatttgcagatgatacaatGGAATATGTTGAAGTTAAAACCCCTCCATTATTGATCGAGAATATGGCGTGTGAAATGAATTCAGTTATCCGATGGTTTCTCGTAATCGTTTAGTCCCGAATTTTTCTAAGACAGAATTAATAGTTTTTTGGGAGATCTAAGCAAGATCTAAGCAAGGAGCTGCTAAAGTTAAAACGAGGTGCAATACATCGCTTTAaacctattaattttttttagttcatcagAACTAAGTAGggccaaagacatatttatatcCTCTGATTTTGGAAATTACTCTTTATATGAATGAGCTGAAGCCGAGCTAAAACCACGAGTAACATCAGAACCAATACTAGCAAAATGAACACTGAAATATTCTGCAATAACTTCATGTCAAGACCAGTTTCATCTATTAATAATTCTGggtaaaaactattaaaattgcttccaatcttctgcttaattaaataaaaacaagttttttttaactgcatgtaaggagcgacattaaaacttaaaacgaacagagattattccgtatatgaaaggggttttccaaCTCTATCCAACttttacaactctactttttcaaacaataaaaaaactttagcgtagagagcaagGCGTTTCAgaggggagaacccctttcatgtacggaataagttctgttcgttttaagttttaatgtcgctccttgcttgcagttaatttttttttttttttttatttaatttctgaacgtttttgaattaatgattattttgattttggctcaccgaacatgaataattaaaacgaaatggctgctaaatggctttctcatagttttgattgaacaattttgataaaaaaaaggggtggggagggggcctagttgcactcctgTTTTCGGtgcaacttgatttttttttgattttttgtacgaatgtttttgttagCAATAAACATGCGTACcttccgaattaacttacgtaacaaacttctatatttgtgcatttttattacgtatatgaggggatttgccccctcgtcaatacctcgctctttacaataaagctagaattttatcccaaatctttaagaatggccgctgaatcacaaaggccgctgaataaatggttgaaattactaaaaatactttaatgtaaagagcaaggtattgtaaAGGAGAataacccccttatatacgtgatatcttattttcgttttaaattttaatgctactcattacttccagctgaaaaagttttttatttattttctcactgttttttttttaaataatactagaaaatcctgcaccccttcatggaaattttcttccctcatcattaattcctccatggaaagatactcccacgtaacccccaaCCCACCCCAAACACAACGCGAAagaattcccctgaaaacgtctgtacacttcagaagaaccattactataagtaaacaatggtaaaagtttgtaacttgcatcccctcctCTGGGGATTTTGTTGgactaagtcgtccccaaagacatagtcaataggttttcgactaagttgaacagaagggctatcacaaaatttgatccggtgactttgaggatAAATTGTGTAtgggaggggccctaggtgccctccaatttttttttggtcacttaaaaagggcactaaaacttttaatttccgttagaatgagccctctcatgatattctaggaccactgggtcgatacgatcacccctggggaaaaaaaaaacaacaaacaaatgaacacgcacccatgatctgtcttctggtaaaaaatacgaaattccatatttttgtagataggagcttcaaattgttacactagggttctctgatacgctgaatgtgatggtgtgatttttttaagattctatgagttttagggggtgtttctctctattttccgaaataaggcagctttctcaggctcgtaacttttgatgacaaagactaaatttgatgaaagttatatatttaaaatcagcatgaaaatccgattcttttgacgtttcttttagtatcaaaattccgttttttagagtttcgtttactattgagccgggtcgctccttgctacagttcgttatcacgaactgtttgattattatttgaatAAGCTGTGTGAGTCCTGTTTTTTTCATTCGAAAAAAGTGTATCAAAccaaaaagtgtaaaaaatggtaacttcttttatatattttctagtAACTAAATATTGTGTCAATGTGAGTCCTATTTTAGTTATGAATTGATGTGATGTCCAATCATGccttacaagaaaaaaacagtCGGAGAGTTTATGTCTATATTAGTCCACTTTGGTTTTCAAAAGCTGTCGCATGAAAGCAATCAATAGGAAAAAAGGTTGCAATTTCTCTTTGTCTAGATCTAAGAATACTGTAACAGTTAGTTTATTTTgtctttactaaaaatattatatgaaaaaggaatattattaatttttcaggTGCAAGTATTTTGAGCCATATGCTGGTGCACTGTATGTTTTAGCCTTGCATGCTGGAGCGGGGTAAGATGGAGGTTTGTATGATGGACCTGGGTAAGAGGGTTTGTATGCCGGCCTGTAATCATATTTTGGTTCTCCAAAATACCTTGCTTCCAGATTCCAAATTGATTCATTGTGGAAAACTAGTTCACCGGTTTACTATACCCAAGCGCGTAATAAGCCTTGTTTCATTCAATCCCAAATAAAgtatttattcatataattaaTTCGtcaaaacacatattttaaCTTACTTTGTTAATTATGTCCAGACAGGTATATTAGTATAGGATGCTGGATAGATTATGCTAATGAATTATCTCTTGTAGATAGatattgatagatagatagatttttgtttcatatacatataaacaaacaaaaacaattacaTAAAGCCAACATGAATCTAAGCTCGAAAGAAGGCTATTAGTTGTTATATTAGATTCAAATacacataaaaaatacaaataaaaaagataaacaaaaacaacatatCGAAGAAGAAAAGCAAAGGAGGCTACCCCAACATGgcaaattccaaaaaatattgctaaaaCAACAAATTATCAAGTTGAATCACCCTGTCATCAAAGGTTAATTTACTAGTATTCTCTACTAATTTAGTCTTTAAAAGTGATTGGCtattaagattttttaaatttaatatttaatttaagccTATTTACTAAAGAAGAGATTTagtatttattgaaaatttatcttttccaGAGTTAACCGACGGGATTCTATACGCTCCAAAATGAGCCAACGAAGAAGCGAGTGAGCACAAGGGGGTAACAAGAATATGTGAATCATAAAAATAACTTGGTGGAGACTGAATATCATAATGCCAGAAAGATAATTGCAAATCCTTTTGTTGACTAAGGTTTAGtgtttgaagaaataaaaataaagtttctgTTTCAGAGTAGGACGATAAAAGAAAGTACCTAGGATTCCTACGGCCTGATTTTTCGATGTCTGGAGGGGTTTGAAATGACTAGAAAATCTACTTAGGTAGATAATGTGACAATGAATGagtgaactttatt includes:
- the LOC136040394 gene encoding adhesive plaque matrix protein-like translates to MKGFILVAFISAACAAPQYPKPSYSGYKPDYKPSYKSDHAPMPYDFAWAVKDDYTYNDYNHQETSDGNGYVKGSYQTLLPDGRVQTVTYTADDYTGYVADVQYSGETKYDYKPAYKPSYPAPAYKPSYPAPAYKAPSYPAPAYRAPTYGPKY